The segment CATACGTGCCCCGTCGCTGCCCATCCCCGTCATAATGACGGCATGACGTTCCAGCGAGGTAAGCTGCAATACCGATTCAAACAGTGTATCTACAGAAGGACGATGTCCATTACGGATCTCTTCCTTAGTAAGCTCTATCATGTATTGGCCGCCAGGCGCAGGAACCACTGTCAGGTGATAGCCCCCGGGGGCAATATACGCCGCACCCTGCCGGAGAATCATACCGTGCTCCGCTTCCGCGACCTCCAGCGCGCTGAAGGTATTCAGACGCTGGGCCAGCGACTTGGTGAAGTTAGGCGGCATATGCTGGACAATGACAATCGGTGCCGGGAAGTCACCGGGAATGTTCTCCAGGAACGCCTTCAGCGCTCTCGGACCTCCGGTTGAGCAGCCTACAGCAACCAGCTTGCGCACGCTCCGGCCTCCGCTTGCCTGGCCTCCTGTTGCTCCAGGAGGTTCTGCGAACGAGCCTGCAGCAATTTCAGCAGCCGCCCGTTGTCCAGCCCATCCGGCGCCCGGCGCCTCCTGGGAGCGGCCTTTGAACCTCTCGGGAGCCGGTTTAGGCACTGCCGGCGCTGGCTTGACTACCCGCTTCGCAGTGGGCGGCTCAGTGCGGGCTTCCGGCTTCCGTTTGTCAGCAGGCGGTTCAAGCGGCGCCCTGACCCTCGGCTTCTCCGTGCCCAGAAGCGGCGCTTTATCCGCTTCTTTCTTGGACGGCTCCAGCTTCCTTCTTACCGGTTCCACAACAGCCCGCGGAGCAGGCGGTTCAGCAGCGGGAGGAGGAGGCTCAGGCGATTTGACGGCGGAAGCGCGGGCTTCACGCCGCTCGCGCGCCAGCATCGCTTCCTTCATCTGCTCCCGGAGGGACACTCCGACAGCGATGATATCCTGGGAGTTTGAAATGGACGGCTTTCGGATGAAATCGAAAGCCCCCCACTCCAAGGCCAGAATCGTCTCCTTCATCCCCTCTTCATTGATGCCGGACAGCATAATCACCGGGAGCGGACGCTCGGCCATGATACTTTTGAGCGCCTCCAGGCCATTCATCTCAGGCATCTCCACATCCATGGTTACGAGATCCGGACGAAGCTCGTTAACCTTCTCAATCGCCTCGCGTCCGTTGGCAGCTGTCGCTGTGACTTGAAAGTCGGCATCATTCTCTATTAAATCGGAAATGATCTTGCGCATGAATGCAGAATCATCAACAACCAGAACTTTATATGGCCTCATAGCTTTTCCACCTCTGTGCCTCAAATTCAGAACAATTATCTGTTTCGTTTCAACCACTTGCTGATGAATCCCTTGATGCCTTGAACTTTAGCGGTTTCTACTGAATCCACAGCCAGATAGCTCTGCGCAAGCCTCTGCACATCCCTGGCTGCAATACTGTTCGGAAAAGCCACTGAGAATGGAATTTGTTTCTTAACGGCCTGTACTACATGCGGATCACTGCTGATGTAACCGAGGAAGGGAAGCTCAAGCTGCAGGAACCGGCTGGCCGCCATCCGGATTTTGTCACTGGTGGCCCGTGCCTCCCGTTCATCCCCTGCCTGATTGACAATCAGCCTGAACGAAACCTCAGGATGCGCATTATGAACAACCTTCATCAGAGCATATGCATCTGTAATTGCGGTAGGCTCAGGCGTGGTCACCACCAGGCAGTCATCGGCAGAAGTGATGAATTTCATCGTTTCCTTGGACAGCCCCGCCCCTGTGTCGAACAGGATGAAATCCATGGTATCGGCAATGCTTGCAATCTGTGTGGTAAAGTAATTCAGATCCGCCTCCGATAGTGTGAACAGCTCGTCCATCCCGGAGCCCCCTGCAATGAAGGGCAACGCCTGCGGTCCGAGCTGAATGATCTGTCCGATATCCGCTTCCCGCTTGAGCAGGTGGTACAGATTGTATCTGGAGGAGACACCCATAAGGACATCAATATTGGCCATGCCGATATCGGCATCGAACAGAAGCACTCTCCGTCCCATGGCCTTCAGTGCAAGCGCGAAGTTAAGGGTGAAATTCGACTTTCCGACTCCCCCCTTCCCGCTGCATACCGTGATGATCCGGGCGGAGGCACCGCTTCCGGGAGCCTGCCTTGTATCCTGGCTGGAGACCAGCCGTCTTAATGCCTGCGCCTGGTCCATCACCCGCCCCCTGTTCCCAGCAGCATGCCGCCAATCTGCTCCCCTGTGGCCATAAGAAGATCATCAGGAACATTCTGTCCGTTGGTAATATAAGAGAGCTTCAGCGGATAATCATTCAGGACATTGAACAGCGGGCCGTAGCTCCCCGTTTCATCCAGCTTCGTGAATACAACCTTATCCAGCTGGTATCTGCCGAAGTGCTCCGCGATCTTTTTCATATCGCGGCTTTTCGAGGTCAGGCTCAGCACCAGCAGGGTCTCGCTCTTAAGCTCCTTGGCCAGCAGGCTCTGCAGTTCTGCCACCAGCATTTCATTGCGGTAATTCCGTCCGGCGGTGTCCATTAACACCAGATCACAGCTCTCCAGCCGGAACATCGCCCGCTGCAGATCACCCGGCGACTGGACAACCTCCAGCGGCATGTTGAGAATGGAAGCGTAGGTTCTAAGCTGTTCAACGGCAGATATCCGGTAAGTATCCGAGGTAATCAGCCCAACCTTGCGGCCCTGCTTGAACAGCTGCTCCGCTGCCAGCTTGGCAATCGTTGTCGTCTTGCCGACCCCAGTCGGCCCGGCAATATATACAATCCGGGTATCCGGGGCAATACCGCCGGCAATGCGTCCTGACAGAAAACCATCAATCTGCTCTCTGAGCACAGCCTCGAATTGCTCCGGCCCCCAGCTGCTTCCTTCCTCACGGTAACGCTCCAGAACATGTCCGATCCATTCCTCTACGAGAACAGCGTCAGTCTCCTGGTCAATCAGGCGGCTGCGTAAGGATTCCAGCGCATCAGGCAGCTCGGCTGCCCCTGAGGAATAACGTGCGATACGTTCCATCCACTGCTTCATATCCCGGATCTCCCGCAGAACATCGCTTTCAGTGGGAGCAGTATGCTCAGGTTCAGACTGCTCTGTTGCAAGCGATTCATAGATCGCTGCAAGCTTCTTCCGGTTCTCCTCCGGCTGCGGTCCAGACGGCAGGCCTGCTGCAATATCCTCAGTGCGGATATCCGGCGGTTCCGTCTTGGCTACAGGCGGCATCACAGCGACGCCTCCGCCCTGCTCCAGCGGATCAGCCAGCGCTGCGGCAATCTCGGCAAACGACTTGGCTGCTGCCGCATCTCTTACCGTCACAGGCGGCGGGAGAGGAGGAGCAGCGGCTGAGGCAGCCTTCTGATAGGCCTCTGGCACTGCATTTCGCGGTACATTCATGGGCGGTGCAGGAATCTTCTCCTGCGCGGCCGCCTTTGTACCGTTCTCCACAGCAGCCACAACCTCAATCTTCTTTTTCGTGAACATGCCCATGAATCCGCCAACCTTTATTTCTTTGGTGCTTAAAATAACGGCATCGCTTCCAAGCTCGCTGCGGATCGAATGCATGGCGTCAGGCATCGTATCGACCACATAACGCTTCACTCTCATAAGTTCACCACCCCGACGCTTTGAATTTCAATGTTTGGCTCCAGCTCGCTGTAGGAGAGCACCGGGATATCCTGCATGGTTCGCTCAATCACCTGGCGCAGATACATGCGAATCGTTGGAGAGGTTAGTACAATCGGCTGCTGGCCGGATTGCAGGAGACGGTTGATCTGCTCCGTAAGCCGCTGATAGACGGTTTGGGTAGATACCGGATCGAGCGCCAAGTAGCTGCCCTGCTCCGTCTGCTGCACGCTCTCGGAAATTTTTTTCTCAAGTCCGGGGCCTACGGTAATGACACGCAGGGTCTCCCCCGTCTGAGAGAACTGCTGGGTAATCTGTCTGGAGAGGGATTGCCGCACATATTCAGTCAGAATGTCAGGGTCCTTGGTATACGTGCCGTAATCGGCAAGCGTCTCGAAGATGGTGACCAGATCGCGGATGGATATTTTCTCCCGCAGCAGCTTGCCCAGCACCTTCTGAATATCCCCGACGGCAAGAATGGAAGGGATCAGCTCGTCCACCAGCACAGGATAATTCTCCCTGAGGTTGTCGACCAGCTGCTTCGTCTCCTGACGGCCCAGCAATTCGTGTCCATATCGTTTGATCAGCTCGGTCAGATGTGTGGCTACAACGGAAGGCGGGTCAACCACGGTATAGCCGGATAATTCAGCCCGCTCCTTCACCGACTCATCGATCCATAGGGCAGGCAGCCCAAAGGATGGTTCAATAGTCTCAATCCCGCTAATCGACTCATCATCATAACCGGGGCTCATGGCGAGATAGTGATTAAGTAATAATTCACCGCCGCCAACGTTATTTCCTTTAATTTTGATGACATATTCATTCGGTTTTAGTTGAATATTGTCGCGAATACGAATAACCGGCACGACAAGACCCATCTCCAGTGCACATTGCCGTCGAATCATGATGATACGGTCGAGCAGATCGCCGCCCTGCCCCGTATCCGCCAAAGGAATCAGACCATAACCAAATTCGAATTCGATCGGGTCCACCGTAAGCAGATTGATGACACTTTCGGGACTTCGCACCTCTTCGATCTGCTTCTCCTCGACCAGTTGTTCATCGGCAATCTGCTGCCTGCTGGCCTTCTGCCCCATACTGTAAGCCGCGTAAGCCATCAGCCCTGCCAAAGGAAGCGTGGACAAAATCGTAATCGGGGTAAAGAAACCCAGAAACGCAATTGTCGCAGCCACTATGTATAGAAGCTTCGGATAAGACAGCAATTGTCCGGTCAGATCCTCGGCCAGATTGCCTTCCGAAGCCGCCCGGGTAACGATCAGACCGGAAGCCGTGGAGATCAGCAGGGCGGGAATCTGGCTGACCAGACCGTCACCGATGGTCAGTACAGAGTAGGTTGAGAGTGCTGTCTGGAACGACATGCCGTGAACGGTCATACCGATAATGAAGCCGCCGATCAGGTTGATAATGAGGATGATGATACTGGCAATAGCGTCACCTTTGACGAACTTACTCGCACCATCCATGGCTCCGAAGAAATCCGCCTCGCGTTCGACATTACGGCGGCGTTCCCGTGCCTGCTGCTCATTGATCATCCCCGCATTCAGATCCGCATCAATACTCATCTGCTTACCGGGCATCGCATCCAGTGTGAAGCGGGCGCCTACCTCGGCCACGCGCTCAGAACCCTTGGTGATAACAATGAACTGAACCACAACCAGGATCAGGAAGACAATGAACCCGATCGCGATCTGTCCCCTGGCAATCCAGCTTCCGAAGGTCGCTACGACCTCCCCGGCATGGCCATCAGCCAGAATCAGCTTGGTTGTGGACAGGTTCAGCGCTAAGCGGAACAGCGTGGTGATCAGGAGCAGTGAAGGAAATATTGAGAACTGCAGCGGATCTCTGGTATTCATAGCGACCAATATAATGGTCAGGGCTATCGAGATATTGATAATTAACAGTACATCCAAAAGCCAGACAGGGATGGGCAGAATCATCATCAGCACGATACCGATAATGCCCAGTAGAACTGTTAGATCTTTAGCTTTCAATGTCCTTAACCTCCCCCGGCTTATCTCCTCTTGCCTTTAAGCTTGTATACATAGGCCAGCACTTCGGCAACTGCCTGGAACAGATCAGCCGGCACTACATCACCGATCTCCGCTCTCTGGAACAATGCCCGTGCCAGCGGCTTATTCTCCATCGTTACAACACCATGCTCCTTGGCCAGCTCCCTGATGCGGAGTGCCACATAATCCTGGCCCTTGGCTATAATCTGAGGAGCCTCCATTGTGGAACCGTCATACTTCAGGGCGACTGCAAAGTGGGTCGGGTTCGTGATGATAACATCGGCCTTGGGGACCTCCTGCATCATCCGCTGCATCGCCATTCTGCGCTGACGTTCCCTGATCTTGCCTTTGATGATGGGGTCGCCCTCCATCTTTTTGTACTCATCCTTAATGTCCTGCTTCGACATCTTGAGACTCTTCTCATGCTCGTATTTCTGATAGATATAGTCCAGTACAGCCATTATAAAAAGAGCCGCTGCAATCTTGATGCCCAGGCTCATGGTCAGCTTCGCAACGAAGCTGTATGTCCCTTCCGCATCGACATGCGAGAGACGTGAAAAGCTCTCCTTCTGTCCCCAAAGCGTACTGTAGACCAGATAGGCAATCAGGATGAGCTTGAAGACAGATTTGAGGAACTCTACTACGGAACGCATGGAAAAAATATTTTTGAAGCCTTTGATGGGGTTGATCTTGCTGAACTTAGGCGTAATTCCTTCGCCCGAAGCCATAAAACCTACCTGTGCGAAGTTGGCCACAAGCGCCAGCAAGAAGGTGATGCCCAGCAGCGGAGCGAGCAGAATGAGGATCTGCAGCCCGTACTGGTTGAACAGCGCCGAGATATTCTCCGGTGTTACCTCAAGCATCATCCGGTTCTGGAATACATCTGTATACAGCTTGATAAACCGTTCTTTCATGAAGCCGCCGAAGACACTCAGTGACAGCAGCGCCGAGAAGAGGACCACTGCACCTGACATTTCAGCACTTTTGGCAACCTGCCCCTTCTTGCGGGCATCCTGCCGTTTCTTCGGAGTGGCCTTCTCTGTCTTATCTCCCCCGAACAGCTGAAGGTTCAGTTTGTATCTTGCCTGTTTTGCCAAGACAATCTCTCCTTACCGTAGCCTAAGGGCTCTTCCCAATGAGGCCAAGCAGATTGTGCATGGACTCGAACATAATCTCGAAGAGATTCTGGAACAGCGCAGCCAGCCCCGGCATCAGTATAAGAAGCAGCGCCAGACCGATAATGATTTTGAGCGGAACACCGATGACAAACACATTATATTGCGGAGCCGTTCTCGCCAGGAAGGCCAGGCCTACATCCGTCAGGAACAGTGCAGCGACCAGCGGAGCCGACATTTGGAAGGCCAGCATAAAGGATTGGGCAAAGGTGCGGATCAGAAACTCCGACAAGCTTCCGCCGATCATTTTGAGGAACAGATCATTATCTATCGGCACCCATTTATAGCTGTATACGATAGCATCCAGCAGGTAGTGGTGGCCATTCATGCTCAGGAACAGCAGCAGTGCAATCATATACTTGAAGTTGCCGATAATCGGTGCCGAAGCCCCGGTCATCGGGTCAATGACGTTCGCAATCCCGAACCCGATCTGAATATCGATAAAAGAGCCCGCAGTCTGAATCGTCATAAACATCAGGTAGGCGATAAACCCAAGCAACAGCCCGATTAATGCCTCCCTGATAATCAGGAGGATAAACCCCAGATCCTGCGGAACCGTAATATTCATGCTGCCTGAGCTGAAGATGACCATGGACACAAAAAAAGACAAACCGATTTTGAATGTTGCCGGCACGCTTTGTGACGAAAAGACAGGAACGACAACAAAAAAGGCGGTAATTCGACAAAAAATCAACAGAAAGACAGGAAAACTTTGCAGCAGGGTCTCTATATTCATAGTCTCAACCGATATACATATAGAGACTGCCCAGAATTTGACTGGTGAAATCCACCAGCTTCGTTATAATCCACGGACCGAACAGCAGTAGAGCAAGCAGTACGGCAACGATTTTGGGAACAAACGCCAGGGTCTGCTCCTGAATCTGGGTCGTGGCTTGAAAAATACTGACGATCAGTCCTACCACCAGACCAAGAATCAGCATGGGGGCGCTGGTCTCCAGCACTAAATATACGGCTTGGCCGGCCAGACCGATAATAAACTCCGCATTCATCCCATGTGCCTCCTCTTACAAGTCAGGTGTTAAAACTCAGCAGCAGTGATTTGACTACTAGGTACCAGCCGTCCACCAGCACAAAGAGCATAATTTTGAAAGGCAAAGATATCATGACCGGCGGCAGCATCATCATCCCCATGGCCATCAGGGTGCTGGACACCACAATATCAATAATAAGAAAAGGAATAAAAATCATAAAGCCCATGGTAAAAGCCTTCTTCATCTCGCCGATTGCAAAAGCAGGTACCATTACTGTTAAAGGAATATCATTATAGCTGGCTGGCTTCACTGTAGCGTTATTGCCGGTATAGTTCATGAACAGCAGCAGGTCCTTCGTGTTCGTCTGCTTGAACATAAACTCCTTAATCGGTTCCTGCGCTTTGTTCAGTGCTTCGCTCTGGGTCAGGGTGCCCTTCATATAGGGCTGTAAGGCCGTCTCGTTCACGGTTGCCAGCGTCGGCGACATAATGAACAGGGTTAAGAATAGAGCCAGTCCTACAAGCACCTGATTCGGAGGCATCTGCTGTGTACCAAGTGAGGTTCTTACGAACCCAAGTACGATCACGATCCGCGTGAAGCTGGTCATCAGCACCAGAAATGAAGGAGCAATGCTAAGCACCGTTACCAGCAGCAGGATGGAGATGGAGCTTGTCCCTCCGCTTGGGGCATCGTTGTCCCCCACCGAGATATTGATATTAGGAATCGGGTCAGCCTGAACCGGATGCAGGAGCAGCACACTGAAAATACCAAGCAGCAAAAAAGAAAGAATCAGCTTTTTTTTCATAAATCCTCCGACTCTTTCCTGAGATCCTCATCCCTGCGCAGTTCCTCCAGCTTCTCTTTGCGCTCTGGCGCCAGGGCAAGCTTGGATTGCAGCGTCTCATAGAAAGACGAAGTCTCATGAATCTCAATTTCCTGGGACGGCACCTCACCGCGCAGCTTGGACTTGATTTTGGCGATAAGCGGTGCCATGAAGTTGTCCGTTCCTGAGGCCTGGTCTTCAAAAGCGGATATAATCAGCGCCACCTCTGCCGGATCGGTGATCTTATCCATCATGGTGATGTCCTCGCCCACTCCGATCAGATAGAGGCTGCCGCCCAGCTCAATGACCTGAACCGACTTATTCGGACCCAGCCCCAGCGCACCCAGCGTACGGATGGAACGGCCGCTCATCAGAGTCTGATTGCGGCGTCCCAGAAAACGGATCAGCAGCACGATAAGAATAACAATGACTGCCAGAAAAAAAACAACCTTCAATAAATTCAGCAGGGCATTACTACTGTCTCCGAGCGTTCCGGAAGCAAATAACATACCTCGTTCCTATATACCCAGCGTTTTATTGATGGCTTCAATGACACGGTCTGCCTGGAAAGGCTTCACAATAAAGTCCTTGGCACCGGCCTGGATTGCATCAATAACCATAGCCTGCTGACCCATGGCTGAACACATAATGACTTTGGCATTGGCATCTACTTTTTTGATCTCCTTAAGGGCGGCGATTCCGTCCATTTCAGGCATGGTGATATCCATCGTGATCAGATCCGGGCGCAGTTCCTTAAATTTCTCTATAGCCTGTGAACCGTCCTGGGCTTCACCCACTACCTCAAATCCGTTCTTCGACAAAATGTCCCGGATCATCATTCTCATAAATGCTGCATCGTCCACGATTAGAATTCGGTTAGCCATTTTTACAAAATCCTCCCTAAGTATGCTTATTGTAATTTTTGTATACGGTCCCACTGGCTGACGATATCCGTAACGCGGACACCGAAGTTCTCGTCGATAACTACGACTTCCCCCTTGGCAATGAGCTTGTTGTTAACCAGAATGTCAACAGGCTCACCTGCCAGCTTGTCCAGTTCAATAATTGAACCTTGCGACATTTCCAGAATATCTTTGATCTGCTTCTGGGTCCTTCCTAATTCTACGGTTACCTTCAGTGGTATGTCCATTAATAAATTTAAATTATTTTCGTCAATATTGCCAAAAGCCCCTGCACTCAGATTCGCAAATTGTACAGGCTGCACATTTACATTACGGCCCTGTGCCGGATTCTGCGGCTGAGCCTGCGGATAGGGCGTGCCTTGCGGCGGCATTCCGTAAGGCGGCATGCCCTGCATCCCATACGCCGGCATCCCTGCCGGAGGATAATAATATCCCCCTTCCGGCATTCCCGGATAAGGCGGCATGCCCTGACCCTGCGGAGGATATTGCGGCGGGTACCCTCCCGCCTCCGGCGCTGGCATCTGCTGCTGAGCTGCAGGCGGCGCCTGCGCGGGTTCCGGTGCAGGCGCTGGTGCGGCTGCCGCAGCCGGAGGCGGTGTAGCTTCCGCAGAGGAGACTGCCGCTTCCTGGTCAGCCTGGCTGACATCGCCTAGCAGCATGGTCACCATATCCTTGGCGAATTGTACCGGTAGCAGCTGCATGATCGTGGAATCAATCAGATCACCGATCTTGAGGCGGAAGGAAATCTGGATCAGAGTCTCATCATCCGGCAGGCTGCCTACACCTTCTCCGCTGGACATGTTAAGAATATCAATGCCAGGCGGAGAAATGTTGACGAATCTGTTGAAGATCGTTGACATTGAGGTAGCGGACGAGCCCATCATCTGGTTCATCGCTTCCTGCACGGCACTGATATGAATCTCGTTCAGTTCCTCGTCTTTGGGATCTCCTTCCCCGCCGAGCATCAAGTCGGCAATGACCTGTGCATCCCGGATCTTGATCACCAGAGAATTAATTCCCTGAAAACCGTCAACATACTGTACGTGAACAGCTACATGAGGTTTGGGAAAGGCTTCCTCGAACTCTCCGCGTGTAATAATGGATACCTTAGGGGTAGTAATGTCTACCTTCTTACCCAGCAAGGTGGAGAGTGCGGTTGCCGCACTTCCGAAGGTGATATTGCCGATCTCTCCCAATGCATCCTGTTCAAAAGGTGTTAAGTAATCATCCACGGTCTTCGGTGAAGGAGCCAAATTGCCTTCCGCAGACTGTCTAAGAAGAGCATCTATCTCTTCCTGGGACAAATAATCTTTACTCGTCAAACTCTTCAACCCCTTCGCTGACAATCTCGTCTATTTGCACAGCCACACGTTCTTTGATCATCCCCGGACTTCCAATGAATTTCAGCTTGTCCCCCACCTTAATCGACAGACCGGAATCCACCGTCTTGTTAAGAGAAATCACGTCGCCGATGCTGAGCCCGAGAAATTCAGCAATGGATAAATTCGATTCGCCCAGCTCAGCCACGATGGGAAGCTGCGCCCGGTGCACTCTTGCCCGGATGGCTTCGAGCTCTACCTCATCCCGCACCTTTTTCTCAGAGACAAACCACTGGTGCACCGAGAGTCTTGACATAATCGGCTCCAGCACAACGTGCGGGATACAGAGGTTGATCATCCCCGTTGTGTCTCCTATTTTGGTACTGAGGGAGATCAGGGCAATCGTTTCATTTGGCGATACAATTTGCATAAACTGCGGATTCGTTTCCAGCGCCTCCATCCGGGGATGGATATCAAGCACCGTCTTCCAGGCTTCCTGCAGACTTTCAAAGCATCTGCTGAAAATCCTCTCCATAATGGTCGTTTCGATTTCAGTCAACGCGTTGATTTTGGAGGGTGCCGTTCCGAAGCCGCCAAGCAGACGGTCCAGCATGGCAAAAGCAATATTCGGATGCACCTCCATCACCATCCGGCCCTCCAGCGGCTCGGCCTCAAAAATATTCAATATCGTCATTTTGGGAATGGAGCGGATAAACTCGTCATAAGGGAGCTGCTCTACTTGAACGACATTGATCTGCACGAAGGTGCGCAATTGGGCCGAAAAGTACGTTGTAAGGTAGCGGGCAAAGTTATCATGAATCCGGGTTAAGCTGCGGATATGATCTTTGGAGAAGCGTACGGCCCGTTTGAAATCATAAGAGCGGATCTTTTTAGTAGTTTCTTCTTTTTTAAGTTCGTCGGCATCCATTTCACCGGATGAAAGTGCAGCAAGCAGAGCATCAATTTCGTTTTGTGATAGTACATCAACCAATTCAATCACCCCCCCATCAAAGAATTGACCCGCCTGCAGCTACATTGGTGCCATTATGAATTTGGTGAATTCAATCTGGGTAATCGAACCTTCTGTCAGGTTTTTGTTGATGATGTTCACCAGTTTGCTGCTGAACTGATCTTTGCCGCTGGCCCCATTCAGCTCCTCGGGTTTGGCATCGGCAATCGCTTTGATAATCAGCGGTGTTATTTTAATCGATTTTATCTTTTCGAATTCTTCCTTGGACGCCGCTGAATCTAATTGAAGCGCGATGTCAACTGAAAGGATGTAATCGGGATCGGCGAGATTAGTTTTGATATCCTGGATTTCGGCCGTCATCTTAACAATTTCATCAGCAGTCATCTTCTTCGTCTCCACGTTCTGGACAGCCTTGTTCACTTCATTCCCGTCACCCGGGAAAAATCTGTCCATCAGCAAGAATGCAGCAACTACGATAAGTGTAACGGCCAGCAATATCGTGATGAGCCATGGCAGCATCTTTTTCATGAAAGCTCCTCCATTGACTGGACTTTAATGGTGGCAGCGTGTGTGCCAATGTCCCTGTTATATTCCTTGATCTTGCTAATGACTTCATCGGCCTTCTCAAGCACGATCAGCCTTTTGCCGGTAACCAGCGTAATATACGTGTCCGGTGATTCTTCAACCATTTCAACCAGCAGGGCATTCAGCCACATCCCCGCCCCGTTCAATCTTGTTACCGAAATCATGACAGGCCTCCTAACCTAAATAGGGGGAGGAGCTCCTCCCCCACGACTGCAATAACATTTCCGCTGCAGGCAAAACGTTATTATTCAGCAAGTTACATATTACGGTTCAGGCTTAACGCTTCAGATTAACTACTTCCTGTAATACTTCATCGGAAGTGGTGATAATCCGCGAATTCGCCTGGAATCCACGCTGGGTAACAATCATTTCTGTGAACTCACCGGTCAGATCCACATTGGACATTTCCAGCTGGCCGGCAACGATAGTACCTGTTCCCACTTCTGGATC is part of the Paenibacillus sp. FSL M7-0420 genome and harbors:
- a CDS encoding protein-glutamate methylesterase/protein-glutamine glutaminase; the encoded protein is MRPYKVLVVDDSAFMRKIISDLIENDADFQVTATAANGREAIEKVNELRPDLVTMDVEMPEMNGLEALKSIMAERPLPVIMLSGINEEGMKETILALEWGAFDFIRKPSISNSQDIIAVGVSLREQMKEAMLARERREARASAVKSPEPPPPAAEPPAPRAVVEPVRRKLEPSKKEADKAPLLGTEKPRVRAPLEPPADKRKPEARTEPPTAKRVVKPAPAVPKPAPERFKGRSQEAPGAGWAGQRAAAEIAAGSFAEPPGATGGQASGGRSVRKLVAVGCSTGGPRALKAFLENIPGDFPAPIVIVQHMPPNFTKSLAQRLNTFSALEVAEAEHGMILRQGAAYIAPGGYHLTVVPAPGGQYMIELTKEEIRNGHRPSVDTLFESVLQLTSLERHAVIMTGMGSDGARMMKALYDSGVTSTFAESEETCVVYGMPRSAVELKCVRHILPLQEIAPRLVQAVK
- a CDS encoding MinD/ParA family protein; protein product: MMDQAQALRRLVSSQDTRQAPGSGASARIITVCSGKGGVGKSNFTLNFALALKAMGRRVLLFDADIGMANIDVLMGVSSRYNLYHLLKREADIGQIIQLGPQALPFIAGGSGMDELFTLSEADLNYFTTQIASIADTMDFILFDTGAGLSKETMKFITSADDCLVVTTPEPTAITDAYALMKVVHNAHPEVSFRLIVNQAGDEREARATSDKIRMAASRFLQLELPFLGYISSDPHVVQAVKKQIPFSVAFPNSIAARDVQRLAQSYLAVDSVETAKVQGIKGFISKWLKRNR
- the flhF gene encoding flagellar biosynthesis protein FlhF, with translation MRVKRYVVDTMPDAMHSIRSELGSDAVILSTKEIKVGGFMGMFTKKKIEVVAAVENGTKAAAQEKIPAPPMNVPRNAVPEAYQKAASAAAPPLPPPVTVRDAAAAKSFAEIAAALADPLEQGGGVAVMPPVAKTEPPDIRTEDIAAGLPSGPQPEENRKKLAAIYESLATEQSEPEHTAPTESDVLREIRDMKQWMERIARYSSGAAELPDALESLRSRLIDQETDAVLVEEWIGHVLERYREEGSSWGPEQFEAVLREQIDGFLSGRIAGGIAPDTRIVYIAGPTGVGKTTTIAKLAAEQLFKQGRKVGLITSDTYRISAVEQLRTYASILNMPLEVVQSPGDLQRAMFRLESCDLVLMDTAGRNYRNEMLVAELQSLLAKELKSETLLVLSLTSKSRDMKKIAEHFGRYQLDKVVFTKLDETGSYGPLFNVLNDYPLKLSYITNGQNVPDDLLMATGEQIGGMLLGTGGG
- the flhA gene encoding flagellar biosynthesis protein FlhA, with protein sequence MKAKDLTVLLGIIGIVLMMILPIPVWLLDVLLIINISIALTIILVAMNTRDPLQFSIFPSLLLITTLFRLALNLSTTKLILADGHAGEVVATFGSWIARGQIAIGFIVFLILVVVQFIVITKGSERVAEVGARFTLDAMPGKQMSIDADLNAGMINEQQARERRRNVEREADFFGAMDGASKFVKGDAIASIIILIINLIGGFIIGMTVHGMSFQTALSTYSVLTIGDGLVSQIPALLISTASGLIVTRAASEGNLAEDLTGQLLSYPKLLYIVAATIAFLGFFTPITILSTLPLAGLMAYAAYSMGQKASRQQIADEQLVEEKQIEEVRSPESVINLLTVDPIEFEFGYGLIPLADTGQGGDLLDRIIMIRRQCALEMGLVVPVIRIRDNIQLKPNEYVIKIKGNNVGGGELLLNHYLAMSPGYDDESISGIETIEPSFGLPALWIDESVKERAELSGYTVVDPPSVVATHLTELIKRYGHELLGRQETKQLVDNLRENYPVLVDELIPSILAVGDIQKVLGKLLREKISIRDLVTIFETLADYGTYTKDPDILTEYVRQSLSRQITQQFSQTGETLRVITVGPGLEKKISESVQQTEQGSYLALDPVSTQTVYQRLTEQINRLLQSGQQPIVLTSPTIRMYLRQVIERTMQDIPVLSYSELEPNIEIQSVGVVNL
- the flhB gene encoding flagellar biosynthesis protein FlhB; this encodes MAKQARYKLNLQLFGGDKTEKATPKKRQDARKKGQVAKSAEMSGAVVLFSALLSLSVFGGFMKERFIKLYTDVFQNRMMLEVTPENISALFNQYGLQILILLAPLLGITFLLALVANFAQVGFMASGEGITPKFSKINPIKGFKNIFSMRSVVEFLKSVFKLILIAYLVYSTLWGQKESFSRLSHVDAEGTYSFVAKLTMSLGIKIAAALFIMAVLDYIYQKYEHEKSLKMSKQDIKDEYKKMEGDPIIKGKIRERQRRMAMQRMMQEVPKADVIITNPTHFAVALKYDGSTMEAPQIIAKGQDYVALRIRELAKEHGVVTMENKPLARALFQRAEIGDVVPADLFQAVAEVLAYVYKLKGKRR
- the fliR gene encoding flagellar biosynthetic protein FliR; amino-acid sequence: MNIETLLQSFPVFLLIFCRITAFFVVVPVFSSQSVPATFKIGLSFFVSMVIFSSGSMNITVPQDLGFILLIIREALIGLLLGFIAYLMFMTIQTAGSFIDIQIGFGIANVIDPMTGASAPIIGNFKYMIALLLFLSMNGHHYLLDAIVYSYKWVPIDNDLFLKMIGGSLSEFLIRTFAQSFMLAFQMSAPLVAALFLTDVGLAFLARTAPQYNVFVIGVPLKIIIGLALLLILMPGLAALFQNLFEIMFESMHNLLGLIGKSP
- the fliQ gene encoding flagellar biosynthesis protein FliQ, whose product is MNAEFIIGLAGQAVYLVLETSAPMLILGLVVGLIVSIFQATTQIQEQTLAFVPKIVAVLLALLLFGPWIITKLVDFTSQILGSLYMYIG